The proteins below come from a single Streptomyces sp. B3I8 genomic window:
- a CDS encoding TetR/AcrR family transcriptional regulator — protein MVETSSVTPGVTSRREATRQKLYEAAVTLIAEQGFSATTVDEIAERAGVAKGTVYYNFASKSVLFEELLRHGVGLLTASLREAAERTGREGGRTVDALDAMIRAGLGFIARYPAFTQLYVAELWRTNRAWQSTLMVVRQQVVAVIEDVLRAGVARGELSGEIDVSLTAAALVGMVLVAALDWQSFQPERSLDDVHAALSRLLQGRVSGRG, from the coding sequence ATGGTCGAAACCAGCAGCGTCACGCCGGGCGTCACGAGCCGCCGTGAGGCCACCCGCCAGAAGCTCTACGAGGCGGCCGTCACCCTCATCGCGGAACAGGGGTTCTCCGCCACCACGGTGGACGAGATCGCCGAGCGCGCCGGCGTGGCCAAGGGCACGGTGTACTACAACTTCGCGAGCAAGTCGGTGCTCTTCGAGGAGCTGCTGCGGCACGGTGTGGGGCTGCTGACCGCCTCCCTGCGGGAGGCGGCCGAGCGCACCGGCCGCGAGGGTGGCCGCACGGTGGACGCCCTGGACGCGATGATCCGCGCGGGGCTGGGGTTCATCGCCCGCTACCCGGCCTTCACCCAGCTCTACGTGGCCGAACTGTGGCGCACCAACAGGGCCTGGCAGTCGACCCTGATGGTGGTGCGGCAGCAGGTCGTCGCGGTCATCGAGGACGTGCTGCGGGCGGGGGTGGCGCGGGGGGAGCTGAGCGGTGAGATCGACGTGTCGCTGACGGCGGCGGCCCTGGTCGGCATGGTGCTGGTGGCGGCGCTCGACTGGCAGTCCTTCCAGCCGGAGCGCTCGCTGGACGACGTCCACGCGGCACTGTCCCGGCTGTTGCAGGGCCGGGTGAGCGGCCGCGGATGA
- a CDS encoding SAV_6107 family HEPN domain-containing protein — MAHHDAGAARRRRATGPAPSLTGPASDVHPVLRRTTAPPAALDLLAQARAGLDEAAMLETPNERYAAAHLAALRTAAAVLAARGRPERTPRRRARIRSAWEVLPEIAPELDEWSALFASGAERRARAEAGIRGAAGHRDADDLIRDVAMFVRLVERMLVLQPALPAPRGETGRTDREGRGGREGRGDRGDRADREVPHAG; from the coding sequence ATGGCCCACCACGACGCGGGCGCCGCCCGGCGGCGCCGCGCGACCGGCCCTGCCCCCTCACTGACAGGCCCGGCGAGCGACGTGCACCCGGTGCTCCGCCGGACCACGGCTCCACCCGCCGCGCTCGACCTGCTCGCCCAGGCCCGCGCCGGTCTCGACGAGGCGGCCATGCTGGAGACGCCGAACGAGCGGTACGCCGCGGCCCACCTGGCCGCCCTGCGCACCGCCGCCGCGGTGCTGGCCGCCCGCGGCCGCCCGGAGCGGACGCCCAGGCGCCGCGCCCGGATACGCAGCGCCTGGGAGGTGCTGCCCGAGATAGCGCCCGAACTCGACGAGTGGAGCGCGCTGTTCGCCTCCGGGGCGGAGCGGCGCGCGCGGGCCGAGGCCGGCATCCGGGGAGCGGCCGGCCACCGCGACGCGGACGATCTGATACGCGACGTGGCCATGTTCGTCCGGCTGGTGGAACGGATGCTGGTGCTGCAGCCCGCGCTGCCCGCTCCCCGGGGCGAAACGGGCCGGACGGACCGCGAAGGCCGTGGAGGTCGCGAAGGCCGTGGAGATCGCGGCGACCGTGCGGACCGGGAGGTGCCGCACGCGGGGTGA